A window of the Natronospira proteinivora genome harbors these coding sequences:
- a CDS encoding arsenate reductase ArsC, with protein MTDSAHEKSILFLCVANAARSQMAEGLARTLLPDDWRIASAGSEPGTLDPRAVTVMQEIGIDISDQYSKSIDSLDLTSYHWIITLCQEEVCPIVSGQFERKHWPSPDPARHESDDLDGFRETREAIKTMLKTQFREHLEGT; from the coding sequence ATGACTGACAGCGCGCACGAAAAAAGCATCCTGTTCCTCTGCGTGGCCAATGCGGCCCGCAGCCAGATGGCCGAAGGCCTGGCCCGAACCCTGCTCCCGGACGATTGGCGCATTGCCTCGGCCGGCTCCGAGCCCGGCACACTGGACCCGCGCGCAGTCACTGTCATGCAGGAAATCGGCATCGACATCAGCGACCAGTATTCCAAGTCCATCGACAGCCTGGATCTCACGAGCTACCACTGGATCATCACCCTCTGCCAAGAGGAAGTGTGCCCCATCGTTTCTGGTCAGTTCGAGCGTAAACACTGGCCGAGCCCCGACCCGGCCAGGCACGAGTCTGACGATCTCGACGGCTTCCGAGAAACCCGAGAGGCGATAAAAACAATGCTGAAAACCCAGTTCAGGGAACATCTCGAAGGGACTTGA